In Candidatus Electrothrix scaldis, the genomic window AGCGAGAAAAGGGTAGAAGAGGGCCTCCACGGTATCGTAATCAACAGTTCCTCCGACAACCTCCTGTAAGCGCTCAATAATCAGCTCATCAATATAAAAAGATGCTCCTCCAGGATAAACGATATACTGCCCCGGATCCTCACCCAACGCAAGCAGATCCCGATGCCGATATATCCCCTCTTCAAGAAAGGATTCCCGTAAGAGATAATACACCCGGTTATCACGGAATATGCGAGCGAGATACATGGCCTGAAAGGAACGCAGGCTATGCTATATTGAGTAGCCTTTTCACTGCATTAATCAAATCATCAATGGGAAAGGGTTTGGCAAAGGCCTCATCTGCGCCCAGTTCCTTGGCAGCGGGCAGATAGGTTTCCGGCCCGATACGCCCTCCCCCGGAGATAGCAATAATCTTGATATCAGGATGATTCCTTCGAAGGAAGGTGATGGTCTCCATTCCCTCCTGCTCCGGCATAATCAGGTCTGTGATGACGAGATCATAATGAGCTTCTTCAAACAAACGCAAACCCTTTCTCCCGTCCGATGCCACGTCCGCCTCAAATCCGGCATATTCCATAGCCCGGCAGAGCAGGTTACGCATTTGTTCATCATCATCTATAATCAGTATTTTTCGCATAAAGAATATACCTCAATAAAAATCAGCTCACCGCCTCTAACTTGTCTGTAGCTCCTTCCCCCCGTACCAATTATACTATACAACGCTTTAAGAAAAAAACTGATCACGAAAAATCCTTTCGCGAAAAAAACTGATCAACTCTTCCCGTCTGCGCAGAATCCTGACCTGCTCAGGAATCAAATCAGAAAGAATGTTCTTCATAACAGACATTTTATATTCCACATTGGATACAAAACGATTATCAAGATACCA contains:
- a CDS encoding response regulator → MRKILIIDDDEQMRNLLCRAMEYAGFEADVASDGRKGLRLFEEAHYDLVITDLIMPEQEGMETITFLRRNHPDIKIIAISGGGRIGPETYLPAAKELGADEAFAKPFPIDDLINAVKRLLNIA